Part of the Limihaloglobus sulfuriphilus genome is shown below.
GCATCTTGATAATATTCTGGAAATTTTTCTTTAAAAAATTTATTAATTGATGATTGTGCTGAATTATCATAGTCATTATCTAGATCGACACACTCATCATTATTTCCCAGTTCGATGCTTTTGGCAAGCTGCACTAACAGGTTTTTGTCCTGTTTTAATTTGTTTCCATAGTAAATAAGTGTATCAAGTAATTCTCTTTGCTCTGAGCCAGTAGAGACAGATAACATTGCCAATAAATAAAATATATTTACTGAATCCTGCATGCTGATATTTATGTTATGATTTACAATACCAGCTTTAAAAGAACCCATAATATTTTTCATTTCATCGTTAGAAATTTCTAATTTGGCTTGCAGAGCCTTGATGACCTTCATTTCAGAGCTGTTTAAATTCCCATCCGCCATAGCGATTTCAATCAAATATGTCATTATTTTAATATTTGAATTTGAACCTACTTCAAAACTTTTTATAGAATCTAATGCAGGTAAGGGGGGGAGGGCGTCAGGATTTTGAGCAACCAAGTTCTCATTGGTTTTATCATGGAATAAACCGTTTATCTTTGAAGCCAAAACCCATGTTTTCAAACCTTCCTTCCAAATTATATCTGTGGGGTATAACCCTCCATTATTAGCTGCCTTCCTAAGTTGTTGAGAAGAAATAGGGCCAATATTTTTCCCATCACGGTGATAGAACCATTGCGAACTCATTCTATTTTCCCTTACTTTGACTTTTCGATTGCTTGCTTTGCTAATTCATAATATAAGATTTTTTCTTCTTCTTTTCCACTAGTTATGACTACATAAGAATCTTGGAAATCTTTTAGTTCCTCTAAGCACTCTTTGACCTTTATCTGGTTACCAAGTTGAATATAACAAGTCAAAAGGCCCAAGTATGCTTTAGCTGGAGTACGACCGTACTCAAGGTTCTGCTCAGAAAAAGCAATTATTGAGTCAGGATATTCATCAATAACTTTTTGAAAGTTTTCAATTGCCTGTTTAATTGCATTCATCTTCATATAGCACAAACCAATATTAAATTGAGCATCATCTGCTAGGTCGCCTGCGGGGTCCAAGGCAATTATTTCTTTGAACTTCGATATCCCATCAATATAAAAGTTGTTACTTAATAATTCTATTGCTTCTTGAAATAAAACAATCGCTTTATCATTAGTGTTCAAGTCAGACATTACTCTTCCTCTATTCTTGTTGTAGTTATTTTCTCTATATAATCTTTTCTGGAAAACGGCTCATGTGGATTAATCCAGCCTATTGAAATTAAAACAGTTAGAAGTGTTCCTAGTATTCCTCCGGGGATTAAGCCGTGCCATGCATGCTCAATTCCAAAGTAAAGTATTAGCATAGCAATAATTGCGATAGGAAATATAGTTATTGGACGCCTCCATTGTGTTCCAATAAAAGAGAGAGGAAAGCAGATGATAAACCCAACAATCATTTGCCAAGTTGAGAAAGCTCCTTCAACTGCCAATATAATACATACCACTAATCCTATAGCGATAATCAATGAAAATAAAAGTTTCATAACATCTCCATCTATATCTGTTTTAATAACTCTATCTTTTTAGATTCAAATTCATCTTTGTTAATAATATCAGAATCTAAAAGAGCTTTAAGTTCTTTAAGTTTGGAAATGGGGTCAGATTTATGATCACTTTCCGTTATCTCAACAGACTTCGAGGGATTAGTCGCAGGCTGTTGAGAGTTAAAAGATTGTTGAACTATTTGTGGGAGCATCATACCCATCCCAAGTCCTGCCCCCATACCAACACCCGCACTTGCTGGTCCTCCTGGATTATTGGCAGCCATTTCTAACGATTTTGCTGTTTTGAACTGAATGTACTTATTCATATCACCAATAACCTGCATACTCGTTCTCTCATCAATGATTTTTTGAACTTCTTCAGGTGGCGATATTGAGTTGATAAAGAAATCTACAATAAACAATCCCAAAGCTTCGAAATCTTCTTCTAAAACTGCTTTTGTACCTGTGCTAAGTTCATCATAAACTTTGGGTAATTCAAAGACACTCTTTACTTGAGTACCTAAGATATCAATTAGACGTGTTATTATAATATTCTTCAAGTAATCTTTAATTTCAGCATCAGTAAAGACGCCTTGAGTTCCAACAATTTTGTTTAAAAAAACAATTGGATTCTTAATTTGAATTGAAAATATTCCGTAGCTTCTAAGACGAATCATTTGGAGCTCAGGGTCGCGGAAAATAATCGGTTCCGAAGTGCCCCATTTAAGATTTCTAAAAAGTTTCATATTCAGAAAATATACTTCTGAACGGAAAGGACTATCAGGTCCATACCCGAATTTAGTTACAAATTTCGTAAGAGCCGGTATGTTCTGTGTTTTTAATACATAACGTCCGGGCCTTTTAAAAACCCCCACAGACTTGCCATCTCTAAAAAAGACTGCACTTTGACTTTCCCTTACAGTGAGTTGTGCTCCCCATTTAATTTCACAGGGTCCTTCTTGAGGCATACGAGCAACCATCACATTTCCAGTATCATCAAGATATTCAAGAACCTCCATTAACTTTGGCATCATTCTATCTCCGTAATTAATTTATCTCTATTCTCGACTATCTGTTTTAGTGAGTCTAGTTGCTCAGAAAGGTTTTCGAGTCCAACACCTTTCCTCTGATGAGAATTAATACTGTTCAGATTGGTAATGAATTCATCAACCTTTTTTTTAAAGGCCATGTCATATAAATATAAGTTATCAAGAGTTTTCTCATTCACCTGAACAACGTCAAAAAAACCAGAATCTCCACATTGTGCAAATTTAATTTGGTCAGTGATAATTCTTAGTTTTTTCTCAATGTCTTCAACTTCGGTCAATTGTTCAAGGTGTCCCTCTTTCAAGAACGCTCTATTCCATTTGTAGAGCACAGAAATATTATTATTAAGAGAGTCTACAATTTGTTCCCGGAGAATTTTGTCTGTTTCTCTCCGACCTTCCCTCTCAGAATACCCCTTGTAACCAGGTATTAAAGCTCCCAGCTTTTCAAATATATTATTGCCATTGTATTCTGCCATATCCACCTCGCAAATAAAGCTATTTATTCCAGCCTATGCAATTGTCCGGGACATGCGAAATACCCGGATTCTTTATCATTATCATTACCGATAATAAGTATTTTACCACGGCGGAGTTTTAAATTCCAATAAAAAATACACTTCCATCTGACAACTCTAACCTGTTTTAATACAAAATGTTACGATTAAAAGAAACGTCACTGCCTTAGTTCTTTTTGCCATCAGCTGTTTTTAATGCCTCTTCTGCCGTTACCCGGCAGGGCCTGCCATCTCGGTTAATAATTACATACTGGCCGAGTTTGGCCTTTTTATCAAGCTCTTTTCGAACAGCCCGTTTAAAACACTCGCCGGCAATGCGGGTTCTTTCACTTATTGTTGTTGCACTCATCGGCACACCTTATAATTTCATTATAGATTTTGTTATTTTGAATACTAATATCTTCACAAGACCGCTCAAAAATTAGAGAAGAAATAAAGAGTCTAAATCTTTTTTTTGGAGCAAACGCACATATACCTTTATAAATAAATGGTTTATGTTTGCCGGCCAAGCTGTTTGTAAAAGTATTATTCATCTTAAATTATTCCAGACAATGCAACTTTCCGCTCAAGCACAATACCCGGATTCTTTATCATTACTGTTGGCAAGTATTTTACCACAGCGGAGTTTAAATTCCAATAAAAAACTTGTAAATCTTGTCAATCCTGTCCACTTAACTCGTAATTAGTATTGCCTATTGTCTGTCATCTTTTGTCTAAACTAACCGCTCCATAATTCTTCACTTATTTATCAATATTATCAGAATGCGAAACAAGTGAAGAACGGCTCTGATTGTTTCTTCGCTGATGCCTGATTCAGGTTTTCTGTGGCTAAAATGCTTTAATACACCACGGAGGACACAGAGGACACGGAGGGCATAATTGATTATTATTTACCATGCAGGCATTGAAGGCAATGAAGAATTTATTTACTTGTTTGATAGGAATTAGGAATTAGGAATTAAAACCCCTGACAATACCCCCAAACACTCCATATCAAACAAATGTCCCGCAGTCCTTTAATTTTCTTTGGTGCTACGAGAGGCGGAGAATACAGCCGGATGAAATTTCGATTGACAGTAAGAATATCAATGGTAGAGTAAATTATAATATTATAATGTGACATCCAGAAATACAATTTTAACGTCAGAAGTCTTGCAAGACGATACTTCAAAAGCGTTTAGAAAAAGGGGCATCTATTACCTTTCGTTCTGGACACTTTGAATGTCGTTTTCGTTGGAGAATCCAATGGGTAAATGTGCAAAATATGCTCTCAAAGCCGCCGTCATTGCGATTTGTGTTGTCTCAACCGCTGCCGCTATGTCAAGCCGTCCTCAAAGACCTTTTACAGAATTTAAGAAAAACCCTGATGACAGGCCGGTTATCTCATCGGGATCAAACGGCCGGCCCACGTTCATGTCGGACCCTGTTGTGATCAAGGACAAAGAGGGCTATCACGCTTTCTTTTCAAACTTCTATATTAAGAAAAACGGGCAATATTGGATATCTTTCGACCCGCAAAACCAAGACGCGTACAAGATGGATGATTTTGTGGGCAGCATCGCATACGCATTCTCAAGCGATCAGGGGCTGAGCTGGACACTGCGGCAAACACCATGTTTAATGCCGGGGCCGCAGGCATGGTGTGACGATGTCCTTGAAACGCCCTCTGTCATTAAAGACGGGGATCGATTAGTTATGTTTTATTCGGCACTGGGAAGCCGCAACGGCAGGAAATTTCTCTCCAGATATCAGATTGGCGGGGCGACTCTAAAACTAAACGGCAAAACAATCCGGGAAAAACTGCTTGATGAATCCATTCAATTCACCAAGATTAAACAACCCGTTGTGCCTCACAATACCAGCATTATTCATCATGACAATAACACCCAGGAGCCCAGTGTTGTCCTTAAAGATGGGAGATTTGAGCTGTTTTACATCGGGCTGACTTTACAAAAACCCGATGAGCAGATCCCCGGTGTGCCCGGGCAGGGCATCAAGAAAGTCGCCTTATACAAGGCTGTTTTTGATAAAGATTTAAACCTGATCCTGGCGGCAGATGATGCGCTGATCAACGGGGCCAACATCACCGAAGTGCATTACCATGACGGCGCCTACCACGTCTTCTCAACACAGTCCCCTTCCTGGTTTTCCAATTACCCGGGCAAGGCGGAAGGCCTTGATAAATTTCATTATGATGAGTCTATCACCTATTACCACTCTGCGGAGGGCCAATCCTGGTCTAAACCCCAAACCATTCTTGAAAAAGGTACGGAGAACTCTTTCGACAGCTGGGGCATTATGGCACCAACCGTAGTATTTGAGAACGACCGCCTCGTGATGTTTTATACTGCCTGGCAGCTCGGGAACCAGACAATGACACCGCTGCCGGCTGACGGCCGCTATGGATTAAGACGCGGCCAAGAACAGACTATCTGGGGCACAATGGGCAGAGCGGAAGCAACATACAACCCCCGAGCCTGGGAGAATTAAAAGGGTAATCAATTGCCCTGACAAATACTGCCGTTACCGACCCGGGCAGAGAACACCGCTTTTTTTACCTCTATCAAAAATGGCAAAATAAAGAGTCAAAGCTGTTTTATCGTTTTAATATCATTTTGCCGACCTCGCAGCCGATATCGCTTGCGATGACCGGGCATTTGACCTTGAGTATGAAAAAGATATCCTTATCTACATCGCTGAGGGACTCATAATTTCCCTGCCCCTTTGCGATTACAAGAGATGCGGCGTTGAAACAGTCAAGGAATTCATCAGAACAGGTATCAAGAATCGTGCCGGGGCCGTCTGAGCCGTTGTCTATTACCTTTACCATGTCTGTCAGACCGGCAAACTCTGCGTCCTCCATTGTCGCGTCATTGATGACGGGAAAACCGCGAACAGCGACTGTAATC
Proteins encoded:
- a CDS encoding SPFH domain-containing protein → MMPKLMEVLEYLDDTGNVMVARMPQEGPCEIKWGAQLTVRESQSAVFFRDGKSVGVFKRPGRYVLKTQNIPALTKFVTKFGYGPDSPFRSEVYFLNMKLFRNLKWGTSEPIIFRDPELQMIRLRSYGIFSIQIKNPIVFLNKIVGTQGVFTDAEIKDYLKNIIITRLIDILGTQVKSVFELPKVYDELSTGTKAVLEEDFEALGLFIVDFFINSISPPEEVQKIIDERTSMQVIGDMNKYIQFKTAKSLEMAANNPGGPASAGVGMGAGLGMGMMLPQIVQQSFNSQQPATNPSKSVEITESDHKSDPISKLKELKALLDSDIINKDEFESKKIELLKQI
- a CDS encoding tetratricopeptide repeat protein translates to MSDLNTNDKAIVLFQEAIELLSNNFYIDGISKFKEIIALDPAGDLADDAQFNIGLCYMKMNAIKQAIENFQKVIDEYPDSIIAFSEQNLEYGRTPAKAYLGLLTCYIQLGNQIKVKECLEELKDFQDSYVVITSGKEEEKILYYELAKQAIEKSK